Proteins encoded by one window of Dioscorea cayenensis subsp. rotundata cultivar TDr96_F1 chromosome 6, TDr96_F1_v2_PseudoChromosome.rev07_lg8_w22 25.fasta, whole genome shotgun sequence:
- the LOC120262856 gene encoding proteasome subunit alpha type-4, protein MSRRYDSRTTIFSPEGRLYQVEYAMEAIGNAGSAIGILARDGVVLVGEKKVTSKLLQTSRSTEKMYKIDDHLACAVAGIMSDANILINTARVQAQRYTYAYQEPMPVEQLVQSLCDTKQGYTQFGGLRPFGVSFLFAGWDRSFGFQLYMSDPSGNYGGWKAAAIGANNQAAQSMLKQDYKEEMTREEAVQLALKVLSKTMDSTSLTSEKLELAEIFLAPSGEVKYQVCSPDALGKLLVKHGVTQAAAESS, encoded by the coding sequence ATGTCTCGCCGCTACGATAGCCGCACCACGATCTTCTCCCCTGAGGGCCGGCTCTACCAGGTGGAGTACGCCATGGAGGCGATCGGCAACGCCGGCTCCGCCATCGGCATCCTTGCTCGTGACGGTGTCGTCCTCGTCGGCGAGAAGAAGGTCACCTCCAAGCTCCTCCAGACCTCCCGATCCACTGAAAAGATGTACAAGATCGACGATCACCTTGCTTGTGCCGTCGCCGGAATCATGTCCGATGctaacatcctcatcaacacgGCTCGTGTTCAGGCCCAGCGCTACACCTACGCGTACCAAGAGCCGATGCCTGTCGAGCAGCTCGTGCAGTCTCTTTGTGACACCAAGCAAGGGTACACCCAGTTCGGTGGCCTTCGCCCCTTTGGAGTTTCCTTCCTCTTTGCTGGATGGGACCGGAGCTTTGGTTTCCAGCTCTACATGAGCGACCCGAGCGGGAACTATGGCGGGTGGAAGGCTGCCGCCATTGGGGCTAATAACCAGGCCGCGCAGTCCATGCTGAAGCAGGATTATAAGGAGGAGATGACACGGGAGGAGGCCGTGCAACTCGCGCTTAAGGTGCTCAGCAAGACAATGGATAGCACCAGCCTTACTTCAGAGAAGCTGGAGCTTGCGGAGATCTTCTTGGCACCTTCAGGGGAGGTCAAGTACCAGGTATGCTCTCCAGATGCGCTTGGTAAGTTGCTTGTTAAGCATGGTGTCACACAGGCTGCTGCGGAGTCATCTTGA